The following proteins are encoded in a genomic region of Stutzerimonas stutzeri:
- the phnE gene encoding phosphonate ABC transporter, permease protein PhnE, producing MTVLARYAWPMLLIAAVIGSFVFLQFEAGAILSAEGLQQMADYAVGFLHPDLSLDHMRAIGYAALETLAMSAVGTLLAALLGALLALPAAGRFGLLGKGAARLLLNALRAVPELVWAALMVLAAGLGPNAGTLALALHTAGVLGRLFAEALENTPSAPADALRLAGSGRIAAFCYGTLPVLWPQLLAYTLYRWENNIRMASVLGFVGAGGLGQKLYMSLSLFQEAQASTVILAMLLMVLAVDALSGWARMRWVRG from the coding sequence ATGACCGTGCTGGCGCGCTACGCCTGGCCGATGCTGCTGATCGCCGCGGTGATCGGCTCGTTCGTCTTTTTGCAATTCGAGGCGGGCGCAATACTCAGTGCTGAAGGCCTGCAGCAGATGGCCGACTACGCCGTCGGCTTTCTCCACCCCGACCTGTCGCTGGATCACATGCGGGCGATCGGCTACGCCGCGCTGGAAACGCTGGCGATGTCAGCGGTGGGCACGCTCTTGGCCGCTCTGCTCGGGGCGCTGCTGGCGCTCCCGGCAGCAGGCCGCTTCGGCTTGCTCGGCAAAGGCGCTGCGCGGCTGCTGCTCAATGCCCTGCGTGCCGTACCGGAACTGGTCTGGGCCGCGCTGATGGTGCTCGCCGCCGGCCTTGGCCCGAATGCCGGCACCCTGGCGTTGGCGCTGCATACCGCCGGTGTACTGGGACGGTTGTTCGCCGAAGCGCTGGAGAACACGCCGAGTGCGCCTGCCGACGCGCTGCGCCTGGCCGGAAGTGGTCGCATCGCCGCCTTCTGCTACGGCACCCTGCCCGTTCTCTGGCCACAGTTGTTGGCCTATACCCTGTATCGCTGGGAAAACAACATCCGCATGGCCAGCGTGCTTGGCTTCGTCGGCGCGGGAGGGCTGGGTCAGAAGCTCTATATGAGCCTCAGCCTGTTCCAGGAGGCGCAGGCCTCGACGGTCATCCTCGCCATGCTCCTGATGGTCCTGGCGGTCGACGCACTGAGCGGCTGGGCACGCATGCGTTGGGTGCGCGGCTGA
- a CDS encoding PhnE/PtxC family ABC transporter permease yields the protein MLTSSHARTDPAAGPRLMVTLVALALLWPGLSLSELDLSVLVDGSNAETMGVFLSSFWPPAHDGAFLQLLGRATLETLAIATAGMTLALMVALPCALLATRALSISALSRGGRPQGWTGALRWPVRGLLILLRSVPEIVWALLFVRAVGLGPTAGVMAIAITYAGMLGKVYAEIFESVDPLPTRALLGAGSSRLQAFAYGVLPQATGEMLSYTVYRWECAVRASVVMGFVGAGGLGQQMDLSMRMFAGGEVASMLLTFLLLVLLADLVSQLLRRRFA from the coding sequence ATGCTGACCTCGTCTCACGCCCGAACCGACCCTGCCGCCGGGCCTCGGTTGATGGTGACGCTGGTGGCGCTGGCGTTGCTCTGGCCAGGCCTGTCATTGAGCGAACTGGACCTGAGCGTGTTGGTCGACGGCAGCAACGCCGAGACCATGGGTGTGTTCCTTTCCAGCTTTTGGCCACCCGCACATGACGGGGCCTTCCTGCAGCTGCTGGGCCGCGCCACCCTGGAAACCCTGGCGATTGCTACCGCCGGCATGACATTGGCCCTGATGGTGGCGTTGCCCTGCGCCTTGCTGGCCACGCGTGCACTGTCTATTTCGGCGCTCAGCCGCGGCGGCAGACCGCAGGGTTGGACGGGTGCGCTGCGCTGGCCGGTACGCGGGCTACTGATCCTCCTGCGCAGTGTGCCGGAGATCGTCTGGGCTCTGCTGTTCGTACGTGCGGTGGGCCTCGGACCGACCGCTGGAGTAATGGCGATCGCGATTACTTACGCCGGTATGTTGGGCAAGGTCTACGCCGAAATCTTCGAGTCGGTCGACCCGCTGCCGACCCGTGCCCTGCTAGGGGCCGGCAGCTCCCGGCTGCAGGCGTTCGCCTATGGCGTGCTGCCCCAAGCCACCGGGGAAATGCTCTCCTATACCGTTTACCGCTGGGAATGCGCCGTACGCGCATCGGTGGTGATGGGCTTCGTCGGTGCGGGCGGACTGGGCCAGCAGATGGACCTGTCGATGCGCATGTTCGCCGGCGGCGAGGTGGCAAGCATGCTGCTGACCTTCCTGCTGCTGGTGCTATTGGCCGACCTCGTCAGCCAGCTGTTGCGCCGGAGATTCGCATGA
- a CDS encoding branched-chain amino acid ABC transporter substrate-binding protein: MKTKQRLSKLFLAIALTGAASYTLAADTIKIGLAGPVTGAVAQYGDMQFIGAQMAIEQINKKGGVDGQQLEGVVYDDACDPKQAVAVANKIVNDGIKFVVGHLCSSSTQPASDIYEDEGILMITAASTSPEITSRGYKLIFRTIGLDSLQGPTAGNFIADHIKPKNVAVIHDKQQYGEGIATAVKDTLEKKGVKVSLFEGINAGDKDFSSMISKLKQADVDFVYYGGYHPELGLLLRQTKEKGLNVRFMGPEGVGNSEISAIAGPASEGMLVTLPKSFDQDPRNQELVDAFKAKKQDPSGPFVFPAYAAVQVIAEGIEKAGSTDPEEVAEALRSNTFDTPTGSLSFDEKGDLKDFNFVVYEWHQDGTKTEAK, translated from the coding sequence ATGAAGACCAAGCAACGTCTGTCCAAACTATTCCTGGCTATCGCTTTGACTGGAGCGGCGAGCTACACCCTCGCCGCCGATACAATCAAGATCGGTTTGGCCGGCCCGGTCACCGGGGCCGTTGCGCAGTACGGGGACATGCAATTCATCGGTGCCCAGATGGCCATCGAGCAGATCAACAAGAAAGGCGGCGTCGACGGACAGCAACTCGAAGGTGTCGTGTATGACGACGCATGCGACCCGAAGCAGGCGGTCGCGGTTGCCAACAAGATCGTCAACGATGGCATCAAGTTCGTGGTCGGCCATCTGTGCTCCAGCTCCACCCAGCCCGCCTCTGACATCTACGAAGACGAAGGCATCCTGATGATCACCGCGGCGTCCACCAGCCCGGAAATCACCTCGCGCGGATACAAGCTGATCTTCCGCACCATCGGCCTGGACAGCCTGCAGGGCCCGACGGCCGGTAACTTCATTGCCGACCACATCAAGCCGAAGAACGTTGCCGTCATCCACGACAAGCAGCAGTACGGTGAAGGCATCGCCACCGCCGTGAAGGACACCCTGGAGAAGAAAGGCGTCAAGGTCAGCCTGTTCGAAGGCATCAACGCCGGCGACAAGGACTTCTCCTCGATGATTTCCAAACTCAAGCAGGCCGATGTGGACTTCGTCTACTACGGCGGCTATCACCCGGAACTCGGCCTGCTGCTGCGCCAGACCAAGGAAAAGGGCCTGAACGTACGGTTCATGGGGCCTGAAGGCGTCGGCAACTCGGAAATTTCCGCCATTGCCGGTCCCGCTTCGGAAGGCATGCTGGTGACCCTGCCGAAGTCGTTCGACCAGGATCCGCGCAACCAGGAACTGGTCGACGCCTTCAAGGCGAAGAAGCAGGACCCGAGCGGCCCGTTCGTGTTCCCGGCCTACGCCGCCGTGCAAGTCATTGCCGAGGGCATCGAGAAAGCCGGCAGCACCGACCCCGAAGAAGTCGCCGAAGCGCTGCGCAGCAACACCTTCGACACCCCGACCGGCAGCCTTTCGTTCGACGAGAAGGGCGACCTGAAGGACTTCAACTTCGTGGTTTACGAATGGCATCAGGACGGCACCAAGACCGAAGCCAAGTGA
- a CDS encoding DUF2288 domain-containing protein, translating to MSEDSSTLYAKLLGETASITWQELQPFFARGALLRVAGDVDLIEAAQAVAQDDREKVAEWLAKGHMAKLEADQAQDWLARDPQLWAVVVAPWVLVQERSARPVLH from the coding sequence ATGAGCGAAGATTCAAGCACTCTCTATGCCAAGCTGCTGGGCGAAACCGCATCGATCACCTGGCAGGAGCTGCAGCCGTTCTTTGCCCGTGGTGCCTTGCTGCGTGTAGCCGGCGATGTCGATCTGATCGAAGCTGCTCAGGCCGTCGCGCAAGACGACCGGGAGAAGGTAGCCGAGTGGCTGGCGAAAGGCCATATGGCAAAGCTAGAAGCCGACCAAGCGCAGGATTGGCTGGCGCGCGATCCTCAACTCTGGGCGGTGGTGGTGGCTCCCTGGGTACTGGTCCAGGAACGGAGCGCGCGCCCGGTGCTGCACTGA